From the Heptranchias perlo isolate sHepPer1 unplaced genomic scaffold, sHepPer1.hap1 HAP1_SCAFFOLD_60, whole genome shotgun sequence genome, the window CGCCTGTTCATTTGTACCGTGAAAGcgggaattccgctccttctctcgggatggccgagaaccccggccgttgtttctgatctccctgtaccgagtgttggggaatctccccataataattaaatatcggaaactgattccccatcccgagatctttcctctccccgttcccaggtcagtgctctctctgtgaggcggtgggtggctctgagaagagcctttgttttgtgtttggTCAGAATAggtcgagttgttcagccgccgaatccatagagagtgcggccctgccgtttcagagcgtacaccacatccatggcagtgaccgtcttgcgcttggcgtgttcagtgtaggtgaccgcgtccctgatcacattctccaggaaaaccttcagcaccccgcgggtttcctcgtagatcagacccgagatccgcttgacaccgccacggcgagccaggcggcggatggctggtttggtgatcccctggatgttatcacgaagcactttacggtgccgcttggctccgcctttgcccagtcgtttgcctcctttacctctgccagacatgattatTCTTCACTCAAATCGCGGCTGAATGAACAGCAAACTGATGCTGGTTCcgtttttatgcagcctgccctgacctgactgaaacagacagagggtgagagagggaggggaggagacagagagacatattaaacagggaggggaggagacagagtgagatattaaacagggagacagtcagagtgacggacagagcggagagcagcctctgatcttccagctccacctccagctttctccaccgccaatttcaaaccgtttatcgataatagaaccgaaacacagcgctccgcacaaacccttactgACTCGGGCTTCATCGAATCCCGGAGCTTttcaataagccccgttacaatcaaTAGTCAGCAATATTCCTGCCAAAATACAGTCCTttctataacaagtcaacccgcctccttccatttcagtcccagacccgattcgatctccccacacatcccctcccagacgggttcagcagtttacaaacactttattccagctgatttgaagaatctcatgtgttggggtttgaattgtgatagcggcggatctccgccagttttaccctgtcacggactctcgccctgaatctgtgagaataaatgaactgggactggagccgaacacacgccagttccagtgaggcccggcccggacatcccattctctctattttatttcagacagtgggggTGTGGCGGGAATagcgaatgtcagcgagtcaccgggaccctgggtttatttgaaatgatttctatctgaaatctgagcccggccccgggacaggaatcatctgattccgggatcagctcttttctgagagacgtgggtggctctgagaagagccgttgggttcagatggtcacaagttgcacttgattttttacttctttttgcccgctgctttcttcggctttgctgacttcggcttgggcttggccctcggtttttccaccttcttcgccttcgccttcactgtcttgggggtcttgggcttcttcgccgccgctttcttcttaattggtgatttcgccgcctttttcgtggtcgatttcttgaccgctggtttcttcgccgttaatttcttgacggctgtttttttggccgctggtttctttccgggagatttcttggtcacttgtttcttcaccttctttaccacttttgcctgggtttccttcttagcgactctgaaggagcccgaggcgcccgtgcccttgatctgcaccagggagcctttttccacatttctcttgatacttaatttgatctgggaccggagcttctccacatccaggcctttggtagccagaaccttctttatcgcggccagggatatccccttgcgatccttgcaatccgccacaatcttgaggatctgttcgcccaacgggggaccggtggTCTTGGGTctgggaaccgccttcttcttcttgggagccttgggtggagcggcggcggcaggaggtgccgtttcggcggctgcagtgtctgtcatgtccgggactctgtcgaaaacctctctgacagtcagagctgggtcagaaatgaaacgagaggcggcggcacagagcaacttaaaggcacagagcggacggggcggagacatcctgctgtcagctcccggcccctccagcctctctgtgtttctctctcctcttaaactccccgattccaattcaaatcgggcactccagagtcccagactagccccttcccaTCTCTAACACCGGGATGTTTGCTGTCGATAAACTTGcaccggaattaaaagcaccagtttcgattttaacccgtttcattgctgcactgatcgcgctctctcacccgatcgccgacatgatctccgtttttcggctgaaatcttgaattgaattcacactttaccttaaatttccacttgggagatcggcaggggaggaggacgttcctttgacagggatttttttttattttactcaaaatagacttggaaatccggcgatgagaccggccacacaaacacagtgacattaatctaacccgcccgcccctttaacacactctctctgacacaatgttcaaatcttcacattcacaggacaaactgttcgccagattgacaattcccgggacaggctttcctccccgctcggcctgtgctgcagattctcgggggttagttgtagtttcccagctcagtaactgttaaacactctgaggccggcgctcctcacagtgtctggtccccagattcaggggcaGGAGCCAATCACAGCTGTGGCTGTGATTATCCATATCTGGTTTTACAGGATTGTATTGTTCGCACACAGAAATATATGTGGTTCAGTTAAAAATACAAATtacccgctctgggctcctccagtctctctgtgtttctctctcctcctcaactgactgacagacaatagTAACAGGTGTCATATGAATCCCAatctcaacacccagagacggcgagttactgaataaattcaacactaaCAGGCAGTCCAGCTAAACAATtacagtctgtttctctccacctttccttactggactggagactgataaatgcacCGTCAATCCGGTTTATGCGTAATAAAacgacagtgaccgtctcaccaacagcaccggaggtctgttcacagacacagaatcagtctttccctttctatcagtCTGTCCATATAACGGTCAGTAACAGTATCCCGTCTTCATGTGCAGCactagagacagagaaagacagacagacatacggagatacaaagacagacagacacaatATCAGTCTCAAACTTCCCACCAGTGTGTCTGTTTCACGCTCAGTTAATTGTATTCCATCTTCAAGTTCAACgctagagagaaagagacagagagagacaggcataTTGTCAGCCTTACGCTTCCTATCAGTATGTCCGTTTCACGCTCAGGAACAGTATCCCGCCTTCATATactgaacaagagagagagagagagaaactgaccagtaatttcccgttttcacccagtaacaaacAGGGAAATATTCCATTCCAATTTTTATTCCACAGaagagtgacagaagatgcagtctcatctctcactgatattatttcagaggcagacacattattaatcccactctcagggacagtgtcacacatttaaccctctcttgtgtGTTGTACCCTCagcaatcttgcagctcagggccgttcggtcttactctcagtgaccaagagtttcactccgattgaaataaattgggtctgttgctgtcagatattaatcctactcggtcccagcaaatacaccgactctcACTTTCCTCccctgtttctccaggattggtttgagaaatcctccctccagtttcggagtcacgcGTTGCTTTATCAGTCAGagagccaagaatgaacagaatccaTTGGTTCGTtacacagccgcccactttatctctggaagactctttaccatcaaaagataccgagagaaacagcagggatggaaacatctagtttaatagttagagattgtaaagtcagtctggattccagcgttaggcactggtggaatcccatctgtttcccattctggtgcctgttcctgcactgcctgtggaccccattccctctgacctttcccccagacccacttcctttgctcagactctgaaaaattccaattggggaaagtttccatcgatttttgtattgggaattaaaccagatatctgcgcatgcgtgagtcagccccgcccccagcgctcgatgttggtgagcagaagagcgcatgcgcgctgccctcccccagctcggcctgtgggcgccattccctcagtgagcggaagaagatggtttaaaacagccgggaatggagagatcacggcccccgggggaagggagcaaagagcagcctcgttacagcagctcatcgcttcgggaccgtgtccgcagatgggctcagagatcggcattgagtccgggggaaggtcagggggagtccgggggctgtttgtaagaggcggagtggatcaggaactggtcccggaacatggagtgagcgggggaagggagaggtcattctcgggctgtgtgtggacagggtgtgtccagggtaagggagacagaatgggaagaaccagctatttaaaatcattgctgctttctctccccaaaccagtggtgaatggtcctggttcagttccagtctcaccctgttactggacagtgaacagtcaggatgtggggagtttttcaaagagcatctattgcaggcatcaggtgagaagtgtgaaggacacattttaaacagcggttgCTTGGTTTCgggtgaacggttagtcccatgttgGAGGAGTTGAGAAACCTGACCGGTAAAaacgtccctgccccatcgggtagtacCATTCACGgaccagtgcaggggttgggttgtgtctggatgtcacgaaattgttttaaaatcgtcgatcacacctggtgtgcagaagctgagtgctgcagtagagtcagacactgacactgtttgtatcactggttttcatttgtggatattcataataatcattaacagagatgttaaactgatcacttttgtattttctacctcacctgttcctgagtaacaagagataattttctttctacaggcaaatccttgaaggatccataatgaatgtgatgtttcctccacccgaggcacaaggaacagtgcagccagctccttctcacacacagtaagtacattatcacacacacagagcacggagtGACAGACAGgtgatcagttccacagtctcagacagcagaagtcgtcagtcccacactgatcccaagacccagagacacattttcaatctaactgtcaaacagagcaggtgaggcagacactgttccatttccccctaactcagtgcAGCTGACAGGTGGATACACAaagcccagtccaaaatcacactctcagattgaaaggcactgtgtcaatctcacaatagagcaacattaaataccagatagaaatcacacatggtactcaattgaaagggacagaatgaaccccaataatgtaccccgagattccaattgaataccaccccacaactcgcacatgtgagtttaatacatgcagtatccatttgAATAGTGTATCATGAGATACAAAGTGCAGACATGTCCAAAACTCATCTGTAGTATCAGACCGAGAAATGCTGCGACAGTGTATCCTGAGAAAGAAATTagaaaccagtttataatacactcatagtatgagagttaaagatacagtatcaattctattagtgcagactgagatacacattatataccagtccaaaaatctcatacaatattagactgaaaaacacagtatcgattacaatagtacagactgaactacacattatataccaattcaaaaatcatTATCAGTTTGAAATATATATTACCATTCACAATAGTACACAGAGATATTGATTTAACAGTAGTCCAAAgatacacaaattatctgattaaaaacctCCAGCATGAAATTCTAAAgtttatccatatttaccaattaaatgagaaaaaactatttaaacatgaagatattaaagctacagtattgaacacgATAATGTAATCAGAGAGAATAattatagacagatacagaataaatctcacACTCTTTTATGGTACCAAAGTTGACATATAATGAATCCCAAATATCTCATAATGTAGCAGAGACTGGCagataaagtatgaatcccacactcacacagcatcagagactgcatatatcgaatgaatcgcaaactcaaacacactactcacaagatacacaatgaatcccacacagtatcacggactgagagatacaaaatgaatctctcAGTCACcgacattagtgcaggctgagttacaaattagggaccagtccacaaatctcagtgtcagattgaaagatacagtaccaattccattagtgcagactgagctacatattacataccaatACAAAAGACtgatacagattcagactgaaatatacagtattccatttatgcagactgagctacacattgtaaacaagttcaaaaatgtcaccatatcagtttggaagatacacTAAATCACAATTGTGTTCACATCGATGCAGATTTAGTAGTAGCCCAAAAAGTGCACTCATTCTCTGATTATGACCtacagcatcagattttaaagGATATGATTATCTACCACTTAAAtactgggaaaaattatttatacatttaggtattaaagatacagttttgagCACCATGCTGtaaactgagatacaaattagatacagataaataatgaatctcatactcagatccaatgccagagactgacatataaaatgaatccctcactcacacaatgtacaagtgaatgacagatacagaacgaatcccacactcacatacagtagcacagactgacatatatactgtatctatcactcatatacagtatcagagattgatggaaatggaatgaatgtctcactcacatacagcacctgACACTGACAGATATGGAACAAATCCCAAATTCAAACAccgtgccagagactgacaggaacagaatgaatctcattcACATACAATACCAGGGACTGACATAtagagaatgaatcctacactcacacacagtacaacaggctgacagatacagaatgaatcacaaagtaacagtcagacaaatacagaatgaatctctaagtcaaattactgcagactgagttacacataacatgccagtccaaaaatcttagtgtcagattgaatgataatgtatcaattccatttgtgcagactgagccaaaaaatatatagcagtccaacactgtcagaccataccagactcaaagatacatcaattccattagcacagactgagctacatgttacacaccagt encodes:
- the LOC137316693 gene encoding histone H1-like, translating into MDNHSHSCDWLLPLNLGTRHSAETAPPAAAAPPKAPKKKKAVPRPKTTGPPLGEQILKIVADCKDRKGISLAAIKKVLATKGLDVEKLRSQIKLSIKRNVEKGSLVQIKGTGASGSFRVAKKETQAKVVKKVKKQVTKKSPGKKPAAKKTAVKKLTAKKPAVKKSTTKKAAKSPIKKKAAAKKPKTPKTVKAKAKKVEKPRAKPKPKSAKPKKAAGKKK